A region of the Blastocatellia bacterium genome:
AATCCCGATGGCGAAGATGATAGCTTCGGCCCGCAACGCCTGCTCGATGGCTTGCTGCAATTTGTAGACGCTGGTCGTGTCCTCGCCATCGGTCAAAAGCAGGATCGTTCGCCGACCCGCTTGCCTGGCCAGCAGCTCACTGGCGGTGAGATAGATGGCATCGTAGAGCGAAGTGCCCCCGAACTTGCTGTCGGTATCCTGGCGGGTGGGCGGCGTGTAGCGCACTCGAGCCAGAGCCTCCTCCAGCCGACTCACGGTCGAAGTGAAATCCTGCATGAGGATCACTTCATCGCGAAACGCAACAATCGAGACGACGTCTTTGCCCGGACGAATTACCGAACGAATGAACTGGGCGGCGGCCCGCTTCTCTTCGGGCAGGGTGTATTCCTGGCTGCCGCTGATGTCAATGAGCAGGGCAATGGTCAGCGGCAGATCGGTTTGCCGGACAAAGGTGAAAATCTCCTGCTCCTGACCGTTCTCGTAGACTTTCACTTCTTCCCGACGAATGTCGGTGATGAGGCTATTGCGCCGATCGGTCACGGTGAAGAAGACATTGACCAATCGCGCACTGAGGTTGATGGTTTCTTCCTGGGACGTCGTTTCGGACGGCGGCTTCTGGATGCGCGGCTTGGAGGGGGGCTCCTGAAGACGGCTCGGCGCACTCGCCCCCAGGCCGGACAGGCCGAGCAGCCCGATCAAACCCATGCTGAGAAGGAAGCGTCGCATGTCTCGCCGCGAGGTCACGCTTTGGGAGCCGTGTAGCCGCGCTTGGTTCGCGCCCGCAGATTGTCTCGGCCAACAATTTTCACTTCGATCTTGCGAAAGCTGCCATCGCGAGCCTGATTGGTGGAGACATAGAAGAGATAGTACTGACTGCGCAGCTCCTGGCTGATCTCGGTGAAGGTGCGTTCCAGATCGAGCAGTTTCGCCGGGAAGAAGGCCTTTCCTCCGGTGGCTTCGGCTATACGGCGCAGCTCTTTATTTCCCGGTGCGTCCGTGATGCCGCCGGTCACACCAAAGCCGCCGACATTGGTCGTGCCGATGGTATAGATCACGGTCTCCACCCGCTGAGCCAGATCAATCACTTCATCGAGAGTATGTTCGCTCGCGTTATCCTCGCCGTCGGAGATGACGACGAGCGCCCGCCGACCGGGAGCCGTCCACATCTTTTCTTCGCACACGCGATAGATGGCGTCATAGAGGGCCGTCGCGCCGATGGGTCGAGCCGATCGGACCGCCTGTTTCAACTGTTCGTGATCATCGGTGAAATCCTGGAGCAGTTCGACCGTCGTGCTGAAGGTCACAAACAGAGCCTGATCTTTGCCCGGCCGGACGATGGCATCGAAGAAGGCCATGGTCGCTTCCTGCTCGAACTTCAACTTCGGGCGGACGCTGTTGCTGACGTCCATGAGCAGCCCGATGCTCAACGGAAGCTCGTTCTCTTTGGAGAAGAGGAGGATCCGTTGCGGAACGCCATCCTCGCGCACGTCAAAATTCTCCACCGTCAGATCGGTGATGAGCCGTCCTGATTTATCGAACACCGTTACCGGCACATTCACTCCGATCGTGGCCAGCCGAACATCTT
Encoded here:
- a CDS encoding VWA domain-containing protein, with translation MTSRRDMRRFLLSMGLIGLLGLSGLGASAPSRLQEPPSKPRIQKPPSETTSQEETINLSARLVNVFFTVTDRRNSLITDIRREEVKVYENGQEQEIFTFVRQTDLPLTIALLIDISGSQEYTLPEEKRAAAQFIRSVIRPGKDVVSIVAFRDEVILMQDFTSTVSRLEEALARVRYTPPTRQDTDSKFGGTSLYDAIYLTASELLARQAGRRTILLLTDGEDTTSVYKLQQAIEQALRAEAIIFAIGIGDRFRYGINEGVLKRLAQETGGRAYFPRTSEDLTKAFREIELELRSQYLVAYYPSASPPGGSYRSISIRIPTRRSVKVHHRRGYYAPKTAADSSEESSSR
- a CDS encoding VWA domain-containing protein codes for the protein MMRSRQLITRLLGGLLVGSLSVGAGWSNQSGASRQNSPAPPQEDVRLATIGVNVPVTVFDKSGRLITDLTVENFDVREDGVPQRILLFSKENELPLSIGLLMDVSNSVRPKLKFEQEATMAFFDAIVRPGKDQALFVTFSTTVELLQDFTDDHEQLKQAVRSARPIGATALYDAIYRVCEEKMWTAPGRRALVVISDGEDNASEHTLDEVIDLAQRVETVIYTIGTTNVGGFGVTGGITDAPGNKELRRIAEATGGKAFFPAKLLDLERTFTEISQELRSQYYLFYVSTNQARDGSFRKIEVKIVGRDNLRARTKRGYTAPKA